One Gimesia aquarii DNA segment encodes these proteins:
- the ybeY gene encoding rRNA maturation RNase YbeY — MNTPDLFQIRIKNSQTQLAVDEALIQEVSSYLLKSEKVTFADISLAIVDNPMIRELNQNYLEHDYDTDVLSFLLECQIDPSKQEADLRGAGKTIEGEIIVSAEMAVSMSEVYDWSADHELLLYIIHGLLHLCGYDDLSDEEILLMRTKEQQILNHWGLTIPRREE; from the coding sequence ATGAATACACCAGACTTGTTTCAAATCAGAATCAAAAATTCACAAACTCAACTAGCAGTTGATGAAGCACTTATCCAGGAAGTTTCCAGTTATCTTCTCAAATCGGAAAAAGTAACTTTTGCTGATATCAGTCTTGCAATCGTCGACAACCCTATGATCCGTGAGTTGAATCAAAACTATCTGGAACACGATTATGACACAGATGTCTTGAGTTTTTTATTAGAATGCCAAATCGATCCCAGTAAACAAGAGGCTGACTTACGAGGCGCTGGAAAGACGATTGAAGGAGAGATTATTGTCTCGGCGGAAATGGCTGTTTCGATGTCAGAAGTTTATGATTGGTCTGCCGATCATGAACTATTACTTTATATTATTCATGGCTTGCTCCATTTATGTGGTTATGATGACTTATCAGACGAAGAAATCCTGCTAATGCGAACGAAAGAACAACAGATTTTAAATCACTGGGGACTTACAATACCTCGACGGGAAGAGTGA
- a CDS encoding hemolysin family protein, producing the protein MISLIFTALILFTLFSGLLVFSLRDFSRSRLEALCEEANVPSRFSEILRSHPTILLAADFSYLAGIIFISVILTRYYIEIPNEFSSIPAGILFVIQMILELVIGALLLMTIPWTLARITGERFLQIFWPIIRWLPFFLTPLIWASWKIDELSHRLAGKEEAKNGREANISEEILTVVEEGERGGILETGAGKMIQRVMELQDEDVAAIMTQRMDMEYISVNATLDEALLKFIDAGHSRIPVIGESTDDIVGILYARELLKQYSNDNQQSNSPDELTIQNLMFQPFYIPETTGIDSLLQTMQKEHVHMAIVIDEYGGVAGLVTMEDVLEEIVGDIVDEFDEEEEQMIFDLGNDVIEVDARVHIDDLNEQFSYNLPEEKDFDTIGGFVITHVGKVPQAGESLTWQQLRIDVLESDERKISKLRIEVDHSLVEEIDTDT; encoded by the coding sequence ATGATCTCCCTGATTTTTACGGCTTTAATTTTATTCACACTGTTCTCGGGTTTGTTAGTTTTCTCACTTAGAGATTTTTCGCGAAGCCGATTAGAGGCACTCTGTGAAGAAGCAAATGTGCCGAGTCGATTCAGCGAAATTCTGAGATCCCATCCGACTATCCTGCTAGCCGCTGATTTCTCTTATCTCGCCGGCATTATATTCATCTCAGTGATTCTCACCAGATACTATATTGAAATACCGAATGAATTCAGTTCCATTCCAGCAGGTATTCTATTTGTCATTCAAATGATCCTGGAATTAGTAATAGGGGCATTACTATTAATGACAATTCCCTGGACACTCGCACGAATTACGGGAGAACGATTCCTGCAAATATTTTGGCCGATCATTCGCTGGTTACCCTTTTTCCTTACGCCTCTGATTTGGGCATCCTGGAAGATTGATGAACTTTCACATCGATTGGCTGGTAAAGAAGAAGCAAAAAATGGTCGAGAAGCCAATATTAGTGAAGAAATTCTGACGGTTGTCGAAGAAGGAGAACGTGGAGGAATTCTGGAAACAGGTGCCGGTAAAATGATTCAACGCGTCATGGAATTACAAGACGAAGATGTGGCAGCCATTATGACGCAGCGAATGGATATGGAGTATATCTCCGTCAATGCAACTCTTGATGAAGCTTTGTTAAAGTTTATTGATGCAGGCCATTCACGGATACCGGTCATTGGCGAATCAACTGACGACATTGTAGGTATTCTATATGCGAGAGAACTACTAAAACAATACTCGAATGATAACCAACAATCTAATTCACCTGATGAACTTACCATTCAAAATCTCATGTTCCAGCCATTTTATATTCCAGAAACAACGGGTATAGATTCCCTGTTACAAACAATGCAAAAAGAGCATGTGCATATGGCAATCGTCATTGACGAATATGGGGGTGTTGCAGGCTTGGTCACAATGGAAGACGTTCTTGAAGAAATTGTCGGCGATATTGTTGATGAGTTTGATGAAGAAGAAGAGCAGATGATTTTCGATCTTGGAAATGACGTCATTGAAGTTGATGCTCGTGTCCATATCGATGATTTAAATGAGCAATTTAGCTATAATCTGCCTGAGGAAAAAGACTTTGACACAATTGGAGGATTTGTGATTACTCATGTCGGCAAAGTTCCTCAAGCGGGCGAGTCTCTTACCTGGCAACAATTACGTATCGATGTACTAGAGTCTGATGAGCGAAAAATCAGTAAACTTCGTATCGAAGTAGACCATTCTCTTGTAGAAGAAATCGACACAGACACTTAA
- the dusB gene encoding tRNA dihydrouridine synthase DusB, with protein MKPSLPPQPDPRPPVCYGSMQLESRYLLSPLAGYTNLPFRRIVRELGGVGLATTDLVNARGLLEGSAKTLQLIQTCPEDTPFAVQIFGNEPIQMRDAAQLLEERGVDSIDINMGCPVNRIVKGGAGASMMCRPDETVALVKSVVEAVKIPVTVKMRLGWDDRNLTAPFFAREFEQVGVVAVAIHGRTREQGFRGSVNHEGIRQVVEAVESIPVIGNGDVTSIADADYMLKTTGCAGVSIGRGALANPWIFRQLCQWEKTGECAPPGNFNERLELLLRQFHYLLEMTTEERALPMFRKMGHWYLKSMRVKPALRHEFQCAQNLNAFNVAIKKIAAKGPVSGSRDGTLPEMHIPVPGGPVERW; from the coding sequence ATGAAACCGTCTTTGCCTCCACAACCTGATCCGCGACCACCTGTCTGCTATGGTTCAATGCAATTGGAATCGCGTTATTTGCTATCCCCTCTGGCAGGCTATACAAATTTACCTTTCCGGCGCATTGTTCGCGAATTGGGAGGCGTTGGTTTAGCAACAACAGATCTTGTCAATGCCCGCGGGTTACTGGAAGGAAGTGCCAAGACACTTCAGCTCATTCAAACGTGCCCTGAAGACACTCCTTTTGCTGTGCAGATCTTTGGCAATGAACCAATACAGATGCGCGACGCCGCTCAATTGCTGGAAGAACGAGGCGTAGATTCGATTGATATTAATATGGGGTGCCCTGTCAATCGAATTGTCAAAGGAGGAGCTGGTGCCAGCATGATGTGTCGTCCAGATGAGACGGTAGCGTTAGTGAAGTCGGTAGTTGAAGCGGTGAAAATTCCTGTGACTGTCAAGATGCGCCTGGGCTGGGACGACAGAAATTTGACTGCGCCCTTCTTTGCCAGAGAGTTTGAACAAGTAGGGGTTGTTGCAGTTGCCATCCATGGTCGAACGCGCGAGCAAGGTTTTCGTGGTTCAGTGAATCACGAAGGGATTCGACAAGTTGTGGAAGCTGTTGAATCGATTCCCGTAATTGGTAATGGAGACGTTACGAGCATTGCTGATGCAGATTATATGTTAAAAACGACTGGTTGTGCAGGTGTTTCGATTGGTCGAGGTGCACTCGCGAATCCATGGATTTTTCGTCAACTGTGCCAATGGGAGAAAACGGGAGAGTGTGCTCCTCCAGGTAATTTTAATGAACGACTGGAACTGTTATTACGACAGTTTCATTATTTGCTGGAGATGACGACAGAGGAACGGGCTCTTCCGATGTTTCGCAAAATGGGACACTGGTATTTAAAGTCGATGCGAGTGAAACCAGCATTACGCCATGAATTTCAGTGTGCACAGAATTTGAATGCTTTTAATGTCGCGATAAAAAAAATTGCTGCAAAAGGTCCGGTGTCTGGTTCCCGAGATGGAACTCTACCAGAGATGCATATCCCCGTTCCCGGTGGACCTGTTGAACGTTGGTAA
- the xerC gene encoding tyrosine recombinase XerC encodes MHDAIDSFLRYLQIERNASDLTLKSYSEDLDSLVEYLTEYEGVLLTPDRIGISELRRFVAYLHECQYERTTIARRLACLRSFFRYCCREGYTKTNPAKPLRTPRTGRKLPHFLTTDQIASLLEAPPANNKMGLRDRAIFETLYSAGLRVSELVSLNISDWDQQSNVIRVLGKGRKERIAPIGSFADKALKRWLAEREAKPGAHPDADALFLNRLKTRLTTRSVGRMLEKYLLQTGLDKKTSPHTLRHSFATHLLDGGADLRSVQELLGHKSLTTTQIYTHVSTKRLRETYEKSHPHAQRSK; translated from the coding sequence CTGCATGATGCAATTGACAGCTTCCTGCGATATTTACAAATTGAACGTAACGCATCTGACTTAACACTCAAATCGTATTCCGAAGATTTGGATAGTCTTGTCGAGTACCTTACTGAATATGAAGGAGTGCTATTAACTCCGGATCGCATTGGAATCAGTGAACTGCGACGCTTTGTCGCTTATTTGCATGAGTGTCAATATGAACGAACCACGATTGCCAGGCGCTTAGCATGCCTCCGAAGTTTTTTTCGGTATTGCTGCCGCGAGGGTTATACAAAAACAAATCCGGCCAAACCATTGCGAACTCCGCGTACCGGAAGAAAATTACCCCATTTCTTGACAACAGACCAGATTGCATCTTTGTTGGAAGCTCCTCCGGCTAATAACAAAATGGGTCTCCGAGACCGCGCCATTTTTGAAACTCTCTATTCTGCAGGCTTGCGTGTTTCCGAATTGGTAAGTCTCAATATCAGTGACTGGGACCAACAATCCAATGTGATTCGTGTTCTGGGTAAGGGGCGAAAAGAGCGTATTGCTCCAATTGGCAGTTTTGCCGACAAAGCATTAAAACGTTGGTTAGCAGAAAGGGAAGCGAAACCGGGGGCACACCCGGATGCTGATGCACTTTTTCTGAATCGCCTTAAAACTCGTCTTACGACACGCAGTGTGGGGCGCATGTTGGAAAAATATCTGCTCCAGACTGGACTGGACAAAAAAACGAGCCCACATACATTAAGACACAGTTTTGCAACACATCTGCTGGATGGTGGTGCAGACCTACGAAGCGTACAAGAGTTATTGGGACATAAAAGCTTAACGACCACACAAATCTATACACACGTAAGTACGAAACGATTACGCGAAACTTACGAAAAATCTCACCCACATGCACAACGCTCAAAATAG